The following is a genomic window from uncultured Propionivibrio sp..
GGCGCGCCGGCGAACTTGGGCAACTGGCTGCCGATGATGATGAGGCCGACCCCGCTCAGGTAGCCGCTGACGACCGGATAGGGGATGTACTTGATCAGCCCGCCGATGCCGACGAAGCCGATCAGCATCTGGATGAGGCCGGTCAGGATGCCGAGCACGGTCATCAGCAAAACGATGGTGACCGGCGCCGTGCCCTGCCCGACGAGCTGGATGGCGAAGGCGGAAAGCACCGCCGCCGCTGGCGCGCAGGGTGCCGAAATCAGCCGGTCGGTGCCTCCGAAAACCGGCGCCAGCAAGCCGAGCGCCGTCGCGCCGAGAATGCCGGCGAGCGCCCCGAAAGCGGCATAGTGCGGATTGATCGCCGCGTAGACGGTGACGCCGAAGGCCACCGACGCCGGCAATGCGACCAGCATCGCCGCGAAGCCGCCCCAGAAATCGCCTGAATGACGCATCCATGTTCCGGAAAATTCACGCATGGTGCCCCCTGGAAGTTGTGTTTATTCTGGATGTGTTGCCAGTTTTTCTTCGGCGGTTTGCCCCGGTGAATCGCTCTCGGGCAACACATCATAGCCAATGCTCGAAATCTGCGTGCTGATCCAGCGCAGGTCCGAAATGAGGTCAAGATGCGCCGAACTGCTGCTCAACGCATCGGAATGCCCCTGGCTCAGGCGGCCGATGTGCTGCCGGGAACTGTCGTGGCACATCGCCTTCATGTCGCGCTTGCGTTGCACCAGCAGGTTCGCCGTATCCGGATGCCAGGCCATGATCACCTCGGCCGAAAGTTGCGTCGTTCCTATGAGAAAGCGGAACAGGCGTTCAAGTTCCGTCTTGCCCTCGTCGGAAAACTGCTTGCCCGATTTTTTCATCGACTCGGGAATACGCAGCATCGTCTTGCAAATGACATCACCGGCATTTTCGAGGTTGGCGGTATAGCGCAGGAGCGCGGTGACGCGGCGCTGTTCCGTTTCGTTGAGCCCCTTGCGCGTCAGCGCCACGGCATAGGCGCGTACCGCCTTGAAGAGCGTATTGACCTTCTCCTCCATGCGCAGGATGTCATCGGCGCGCTCATGCTTGCCTGCGATCAGCATGTCGAGCGCCGCTTCCAGCATGTTCTGGATCGTGCCGAGAATGCGCAGGATCTCGCGTGTCAGCGCCAGCACCGGGAAGGCGGCCGCATCGGCGCAGTCCTCGCCGGCGCTCGGAATGTACCTCGGGCCAATCTCGCTGACCGGCTTTTCGGTAGTAATGAAAAATCGCTCCATGAAACGCGCCAGCGCATCGACGCGCCACGAGAAGACAACGATCAGCATCAGGTTGAAAAGGATATGCAGTATCACCACGCGGAATCCTGCAAGGCCCGGCAACAAGGCGTAGAGCCGGTCGATGAGGTGCAGCGCGACAAAACAGGCGAAAACGCCTGACAGCTTGATCACGGCATGACCGACGACGATGCGCCGCGACGGCGCCGCCTGGTTCATGCTCATGACAATCGGCGGGATGGCGTTGCCGACGTTGATACCGAGGATCGCTGCGACGATCAGCGCC
Proteins encoded in this region:
- a CDS encoding Na/Pi cotransporter family protein, whose amino-acid sequence is MVESGIYELTMILGAATLMLWGVRMARTGVMRAYGAEIREILPRTLKNRLVALLAGAGSATILQSSIAVAVFSSTLAALGVIPVADGLVLMLGADAGSAVVAALLTLNLKAMWPLLMFVGYLLHSIYAESDSPAKQYGRILLGIAMVLIALTFMSQVSSALANSELVRIVVSSLGDELLIALLLFALLTWLAHSSIAILLFWASLVQAGITDNAALIVAAILGINVGNAIPPIVMSMNQAAPSRRIVVGHAVIKLSGVFACFVALHLIDRLYALLPGLAGFRVVILHILFNLMLIVVFSWRVDALARFMERFFITTEKPVSEIGPRYIPSAGEDCADAAAFPVLALTREILRILGTIQNMLEAALDMLIAGKHERADDILRMEEKVNTLFKAVRAYAVALTRKGLNETEQRRVTALLRYTANLENAGDVICKTMLRIPESMKKSGKQFSDEGKTELERLFRFLIGTTQLSAEVIMAWHPDTANLLVQRKRDMKAMCHDSSRQHIGRLSQGHSDALSSSSAHLDLISDLRWISTQISSIGYDVLPESDSPGQTAEEKLATHPE